The following nucleotide sequence is from Tissierellales bacterium.
TTTTCGGCCATTTAGTTCACTCCTTTTCTTTTATGTTCTACATGTTCTCCTAGAACTGAGCTAATCTGTATTCTCTCTAATTGAGAGCCTCTGCTCCACCAACAATCTCCGAGATTTCCTGGGTAATAGCAGCCTGACGAGCTCTATTGTAGTGAAGTTTCAAGTCACTGATCATTTCCTCAGCGTTATCAGTCGCACTTTCCATCGCTAAACGACGAGCAGATTGCTGACTTGACGATGATTCTAATAATGCACCGAAAATGAAACTCTTGATATATTTAGGGATCAAGTAGCTAAGTACTGCCTCTGGTGACGGCTCATAGAGTACTTGATCTGTTAATTCTTCGTCTTCTTCTAATTCTACTTTCTCTGATTCAACACTCTCTGCCGGTAACAATTTTACCGTATTAGGTGTAGTCGATATAGTACTGTCAAATCTAGTGTATGACAAATACACTTCATCTATTTCTCCCGCTTCATACAATCGTACAATCTCATTGCTGATTCGAGACGCATCCGCAAAAGTAGGTTCTTCAGATATGTGTAGATAAGAATTTATCAAATTATATCCACGTCTTTTAAAGAAATCTCTACCGCGTTGACCAACTACTAGAAGATCTACATTCTCTTTTGTAGCATTTTCTGCTATATGATGCTCTGTCATCTTTAATATGTTGGCATTGTAACCACCACAAAGACCACGATCTGCTGTAATTACGATATAGGCAACACGCTTTACTTCTCTTTCGACTAACATAGGATGGCGAACTCCCTTGGTGTTGCTAAGTACTTCTTGAATACTCTTTACTATAGTCTTATAATAAGGTCTAGTTTGATCGAGTAATTCTCTTGATTTTCTAAGTTTAGCACTCGCAACGAGTTCCATAGCCTTAGTAATCTTTTTTGTACCCTCAACACTTTTGATCCTTCGCTTTATATCCTGCATGCTTTCAGCCATATGACACCCTCCTCTCCTTCGAAATTTACATCCTATCCTCTATTTATTGAATGCAGCTTTTGCTTCTTCAATACCTTGGATAAGGATTTTTTCCATTTCATCAGAAAGTTTTCCTGTTTCAACGATTTCTTTTCCAACCTGTGGATAGTGATTTGCCATGAAATCCAAGAACATAGCTTCAAATCCAGCTATATCGTCGATATCTTTTAGGTGTTTTTTAGTCATAGCGTATATAATCATAACTTGATCTTCTACTTTATAAGGTTTGTATTGTCCCTGCTTAAGCATCTTCATGATTTTTTCACCATGAGCAAGACGTTCACTTGTCTCTTTATCAAGGTCTGAACCAAATTGAGAGAATGCTGCAAGTTCTCTATATTGAGCAAGCTCAAGTTTAAGAGTACCAGAGAATTTCTTCATCGCCTTAATCTGTGCAGAACCACCAACACGAGATACAGAAAGACCCGCATTGATCGCTGGACGCTGACCTGCTGCGAAAAGCTCTGTCTCAAGGAATATCTGTCCATCTGTGATTGAGATAACGTTTGTTGGGATAAATGCCGATATATCCCCAGCTTGAGTCTCGATGATTGGTAAGGCTGTGATAGAACCACCACCGTACGCTTCGTCAAGTCTAGCTGCACGCTCTAATAATCTTGAATGCAAGTAGAATACATCACCTGGATACGCTTCACGTCCTGGCGGACGACGAAGTAGTAATGACATTGTACGATAAGCTACCGCATGTTTTGATAAATCATCGTATACTATCAATACGTCTTTTCCGTTGTACATATATTCTTCACCCATTGCAACACCTGCATATGGTGCTAGGTATTGAAGTGGTGCCATTTCACTTGCTGTTGCAGATACGACGATTGTATAATCCATCGCTCCACCTTTTTCAAAAGTCTCAACAAGTTTTGCAACTGTTGATTTCTTTTGTCCAATCGCAACGTAGATACAAATTACATCTTGTCCTTTTTGGTTCAAGATAGTATCTATAGCTACTGCTGTTTTACCAGTCTGACGGTCTCCGATTATAAGCTCACGCTGTCCACGTCCGATTGGAACCATAGAGTCAATCGCTTTGATTCCAGTTTGAAGTGGTACGGATACCGACTTTCTAGAAATAACCCCTGAAGCTACTGCCTCAATAGGTCTGTGTTTATCTGTATTGATTGGACCTTTACCATCTATAGGCTGTCCCAAAGCGTTTACTACACGACCAACCATAGCATCTCCAACTGGAACTTCCATGATTCTTCCTGTACGCTTTACTGTATCGCCTTCTTTGATGCCTTTATCTGATCCAAGCAACACGCAACCAACGTTGTCCGCTTCAAGGTTAAGTGCCATGGCAAATACGCCACCCGGTAATTCCAAAAGCTCTCCAGCCATACATTTCTCAAGGCCGTGAACTCTGGCAATACCATCCCCAACTTGCATAACGGTTCCAACGTCAACTACGTCAAGTTTCTTGTCATAGTTTTTGATTTGATCCTTTATTACCGAACTAATTTCCTCAGGTCTAAGGTTCATCTACGTTTCACCCCTTATCTCTTTGTTACTGCCTGTGCAGTTTAATGCTAATGCTTTGCTGTAAGTAATTCATCTCTCAAAAGCTCAAGTCTACGCTTGATACTTCCATCGATGATCTTATCTCCAATCTTAAGCATCACTCCGCCAACAAGATCCTTTTGAATCTCATTTTCGATTTCAATTTTTTTATTGAGTTTATTTTCTAAGACATTCTTTAATTGTGTCAACTTGTCCTCAGTAAGTGGAACAACAGAATAAGCCTTTGCATGTAAAATATTTTTTTCTTCTAAGTAAAGAACTTCAAATTCTGCAAATACATCATCAAATATTCCAAATCGGCCTTTGTCGATTAGTAATTCAATAAGATTTAGCACTGAATTATCAGCTTTTCCTTCCAAAATATTCTTAACAAGATCTTTTTTCTCTTGTGTGTTTAGCTGAGGCGATGCCATCATAGTCATAAATTCTTTTTCATCGTAAAAACTTTTCACAATCACACTTAATTCTTCGTACCATTTATCTAGAGCATTTTCTTCTTTTGCTAAATCATAAAACGCAACGGCATAGCGCTTTGCAACTAATTTTGCCATGTGCTATCCTCCAAGTCTCCCAAGAAGTCATTTATAAGCTTCTCGTGTCCTTGATCGTCTAATTTAACATCGATAAAACGCTCTGTAGTGTGAAGTGTCATAGCTACGATTTCTTTTTTGTACTCGTCTAGTGCTTTGTCCATGCTTCGCTTAGCTTCTAATTCAGCTCTATCTATTATAGATTTTGCTTCGCCATTAGCTTCTTTGATGATTTCATCACGCTTGGCATTTGCATTTCTAGTAGCTTCTCTGATAAGCTCTTGTCCTTCTTCTTTGATTTGAGCAATTTTGTGCTCATAATCAGCTTTTAGATCCTGTGCTTCTTTTTTCAAGCGGTCAGCATCTTGAATATTGCCTTCTATTTTCTTAGTTCTGTTCGCCATGTGCTCTGTCACAGGCTTAAATAAGAAGTGTCTCAAAAGCAAGAATAGAACAATGGTATTTGCCATCTGCATTAAAAAATTATCTGGATTAATACCAACAAGCTCAGCATATTGTCTCACTGTTTCTGATGCATTCATTAACATGCTTTTGCCTCCTTTCCAATATTTGCTGGCCCTAAAAGGCTATATTAGCCTACTAATGGCTTAACAAATAGTAGAATAAGTGCAATGATAAGTCCATAGATACCAGTTGTCTCTGCAACAGCAGCACCTAAAAGCATTGTTCTGATGATATCACTTTGTGCTTCTGGTTGTCTACCAACACCTTCTGCACCCTTACCAGCTGCGTATCCCTGTCCAATACCAGGTCCTATACCTGCTATCATTGCCAAACCTGCACCGATTGCTGATGCTGCTAAAATAAGATCATTACCTGTAATTCCAGTTTCCATATTCGTTTCCTCCTTAATCATCCTATTGATTTTTAACTAAATACATTTACGTACATCAATATCAATGCGATAATCAATGCGTAAATTCCCGTCGTCTGTGCAACGGCTTGCCCAAGTACCATAGTTTTTGTTACTTGAGATTGTAATTTTGGTCTTCTTCCAACTGCCTCTGTCGCTTTACCAGCTGCATATCCTTGTCCAATACCAGGTCCTATACCCGCTATCATCGCTAAACCAGCACCTATTGCCGATGCTCCTACAACGATCATAGAAGTACTTCCTAGTTGACTAGTAAAAGGATTTGCAAATAAGAATATCAAGCCTATAACTAAAGACAAGATACCTGATGTCTCAGCTATGGCCGCGCCTAATAGCATTACAAACGTAGCTGGTTTAGCGCTCTTTGGATTAATTCCAACCGCTTCTGCTGCCTTTCCAGCTGCAAAACCCTGTCCAATACCAGGTCCTATACCTGCTATCATAGCAAATCCAACACCGATTGCCGATGCCGCCTTAACTACATCAACTGGATCAAAGCTCGTTAGCCATGTTAAAAAATTCATGAGAAAATCTGGCAAATCTATTCCCTCCTTTCTCTAGTCATCCATTGCCATAGCAATAAACACCATTGACAACATGACAAAGATAAATGTTTGAATCAGTCCTGAAAATACATCGAAGTATGCATGCAATATGGCAGGAACTGGAATAAATGCAAGGTTTCCCAATGCACTGTAAACAAGTGCCATTATAACAACTCCACCTAGTATATTACCAAATAGACGGAATGATAATGATATTGGGTTCGCCAATTCACCTATGATATTTGTAGGCAACATAAACGCAAATGGTTCACAGAACCCTTTCAAATATCCCATTTTCTTAGCTTTCAAACCATAAATCTGAGTCATAGCAAATGTTAGTATTGAAAGTGCAAATGTCGTATTTAAATCCGCAGTAGGCGGACGCATTCCCAAAAGACCGCTTAAATTGGCAA
It contains:
- the atpA gene encoding F0F1 ATP synthase subunit alpha, with protein sequence MNLRPEEISSVIKDQIKNYDKKLDVVDVGTVMQVGDGIARVHGLEKCMAGELLELPGGVFAMALNLEADNVGCVLLGSDKGIKEGDTVKRTGRIMEVPVGDAMVGRVVNALGQPIDGKGPINTDKHRPIEAVASGVISRKSVSVPLQTGIKAIDSMVPIGRGQRELIIGDRQTGKTAVAIDTILNQKGQDVICIYVAIGQKKSTVAKLVETFEKGGAMDYTIVVSATASEMAPLQYLAPYAGVAMGEEYMYNGKDVLIVYDDLSKHAVAYRTMSLLLRRPPGREAYPGDVFYLHSRLLERAARLDEAYGGGSITALPIIETQAGDISAFIPTNVISITDGQIFLETELFAAGQRPAINAGLSVSRVGGSAQIKAMKKFSGTLKLELAQYRELAAFSQFGSDLDKETSERLAHGEKIMKMLKQGQYKPYKVEDQVMIIYAMTKKHLKDIDDIAGFEAMFLDFMANHYPQVGKEIVETGKLSDEMEKILIQGIEEAKAAFNK
- the atpB gene encoding F0F1 ATP synthase subunit A translates to MHFEAQYVLQIPEGIPVLGGIWITNTVVSTWIIMAVLVLISILLTRNLKEVPTGKQNVAEAIVGGVNDLVKQTMGEDKMYFAPYMGTLLMYLAFANLSGLLGMRPPTADLNTTFALSILTFAMTQIYGLKAKKMGYLKGFCEPFAFMLPTNIIGELANPISLSFRLFGNILGGVVIMALVYSALGNLAFIPVPAILHAYFDVFSGLIQTFIFVMLSMVFIAMAMDD
- a CDS encoding F0F1 ATP synthase subunit delta, producing MAKLVAKRYAVAFYDLAKEENALDKWYEELSVIVKSFYDEKEFMTMMASPQLNTQEKKDLVKNILEGKADNSVLNLIELLIDKGRFGIFDDVFAEFEVLYLEEKNILHAKAYSVVPLTEDKLTQLKNVLENKLNKKIEIENEIQKDLVGGVMLKIGDKIIDGSIKRRLELLRDELLTAKH
- the atpG gene encoding ATP synthase F1 subunit gamma is translated as MAESMQDIKRRIKSVEGTKKITKAMELVASAKLRKSRELLDQTRPYYKTIVKSIQEVLSNTKGVRHPMLVEREVKRVAYIVITADRGLCGGYNANILKMTEHHIAENATKENVDLLVVGQRGRDFFKRRGYNLINSYLHISEEPTFADASRISNEIVRLYEAGEIDEVYLSYTRFDSTISTTPNTVKLLPAESVESEKVELEEDEELTDQVLYEPSPEAVLSYLIPKYIKSFIFGALLESSSSQQSARRLAMESATDNAEEMISDLKLHYNRARQAAITQEISEIVGGAEALN
- the atpF gene encoding F0F1 ATP synthase subunit B, whose protein sequence is MLMNASETVRQYAELVGINPDNFLMQMANTIVLFLLLRHFLFKPVTEHMANRTKKIEGNIQDADRLKKEAQDLKADYEHKIAQIKEEGQELIREATRNANAKRDEIIKEANGEAKSIIDRAELEAKRSMDKALDEYKKEIVAMTLHTTERFIDVKLDDQGHEKLINDFLGDLEDSTWQN
- the atpE gene encoding ATP synthase F0 subunit C; this encodes MIVVGASAIGAGLAMIAGIGPGIGQGYAAGKATEAVGRRPKLQSQVTKTMVLGQAVAQTTGIYALIIALILMYVNVFS
- the atpE gene encoding ATP synthase F0 subunit C, which translates into the protein METGITGNDLILAASAIGAGLAMIAGIGPGIGQGYAAGKGAEGVGRQPEAQSDIIRTMLLGAAVAETTGIYGLIIALILLFVKPLVG